A region of the Silene latifolia isolate original U9 population chromosome 9, ASM4854445v1, whole genome shotgun sequence genome:
TTACCCTTTCCAATCGTGTCCAACGTTGCCCTATACTCCTACTAACACCCACATCAGCACCCTCTCCTCCCTCAACAGAAGCTTTGCTCTGCTCTCCAGCTACCTCCGTCCCCTTTGCCTTCTCCCCCTTCGAAATCAGCCTGCTCTCCCCCACATCGATGCTTCTGTCATCAGTCCTCCCACTCCCATCTCCCACATCCATGTTAACCTCAGCTAATCCCCCAGTATGGTACCCATTTTTCTGGTTCTCCATCGTGATAGGCTCCTCCACAACCCCTCTCGTCTTCTCCCCCAAACACCCTCTCTTTTTTGCCCTATGAGTTAGTGCAAAAGCTTGGAGCTTTTCCACCATTTTTGACAAATCATcttcctgtaacaccccctcataccaaggtaccttaccaggactacccaagcatgaaaggctgttaccatctcggttgcccgaggttagtatatatcaaaagcgtccgtcctaaacacatttaatagaagtactgtaaagtattaatgtttacaacaatccaaatccaaaccaaaaccaataaagtgaatacaactgaggacaactacaaaatcatagctaagactcgtgactgtgatactacaactggtgatgacgacttccccatgaccacccaagctcatcaaatgcaatacctgtcaagtctgctcaccatccccgaatggatcaccgcaggttttacaaaacaacaacaacggggtcagtaccattcaatcaatgtaagacaacaaacaatataaCCGGATGATCATCCTCCataataaccgactacacaccgaagtgtgtagccccccagattacccatcgcaacgggtaatccactccgcccgatgggtgaccgcagcccatccccaccaagtccagctcatcaacgagcgactaacaatccctgtcccttaatgtgcacatcccctcccatggcgggttccacggagggcgaactagggtgtgaagccactcccgcaagtgactccaccacaatcacacaaaccacagcatcacagctgtcacaacacaatcacctcaccaccgtcaccacaacacccatactccgatgatcgtgagataacaacaattacaatacaatagtaatctcaatcaattaacagtactgagtaggggaaaaccctaccttttcgcaatccgatatgctctaatcaatcatacaatatgcagagcaattaccacatcatcacctacaacaataatcacataatacaattacacattgcacaatcccattttccccaattcatatatacagtaaccccaaaagaatacaaatgacaaggggatgaaacttaccaacagtagaataagagactacacgcaaggatcacgacgatttgaACACACAACGAGAATGAGGATGATTagagagtgattagggagagatcgtagaatgattagggttggaatgatgtttagaaactgacgcggaatataaaaataaccttaaacattccctaatcaaaccgtcgaaataacactccgccaaaccggacactcggtcgagtaagtgtatactcggccgagtgtcccatactcggtcgagtgttaactatactcggccgagtgttcctcggcagaaccaaaacaacacacaacctcagcactactcggccgagtaggcgctactcggtcgagtagtcaccaaggaaaatccgtagtgttacaatcttccccccttaaaaagaacttcgtcccgaagttcacactctactataaaacaaagcacaacactacgccacaagactataccaaccacatataacaacaccaaggaactacaCAAGTCACCTCAAAAAAAATCAttaccccgactcaaagcaaaacaacaaacaaaacaaaacacgaccgcgaagttccaacccaacctataaaacatggacacttaacaccaactccacaaatcactcttccttccacaacatggctcacgatatcgtctcaactatagcataggctcccaatactgactccataacattacccaataaccacaatataatgttgccaaccttgtattacttccataacactcaatagcactcaattcacaaaagaaaaacaaccatcaaaacggaatgttacattctaccctccttaaaacgaacttcgtcctcgaagtttactcaaacacataaacatcatcttccaactgtcaaaactatcagACTCATAATCGTCATCATTCaattgtcaacactattgaaatattctctcattccttAACATCGgactactacaagcacgatcatgacctttaataaaatcaacacaaatatccgtcctttatgttacaccaacactctacttccaattataccaccatatgcacaaccataaaaatctcttttatcgcattctactcctcttaagataaatgttacgtcctcgtaactcgcgaatactaaatcctagctatatattctccttatccccatcaccaccgcatgtcaaagataaccacttataatctgaacagtcgccatgcatatgacttaggctctcttacttaaacaactctcatccttcaattcactcgtcacaccccctaacctatacctcaaaatctttaacctaacccaaaacttcaactcttccacattaccgcaacacgacatacctctctatataactatataaaactcttatcgccaaaagcataattcacgatccacacttgttacgtacactcatactagatcctcaagttcctttctttcattaccgcaagactcatacataacttaccACGGCACTAAATACCCAACActctatactcactgtctcaataaaggattatgaaccatctacatatatcagatcattaccatttctactaaagcctcatctagaacaagatcaaaattactgtaacaacctatcacaactgtgtcccatcaacagaatatcactataccatgataacaacgaaaacatatacaactctctttcatatcatcctctaccctcattcccaaaccgaaaggcggtaagaaacatcaacaaacaaaacaacggtttacatgtctaaccgaaactcacaagaaacaacaaaGACAACAAAAAACAACAATCTGTGCATAATCGGGTCCagtactttcgaaactcaaatcataaccaccccgtatactccaccacaaccggtgacggcatcgcaacactgccaccaacagccgcaccgcagcgcgaaaatgcccgcatcacaacatgaagtaccatgcccggatcaccactcggggcacaacaaccacatcgataaacatctcaatcgcatataatttccataaacactgactcagtatgacatttcgaGCAAGAAAACTCATTCACAACagttttactagattataacacaacatattatacggaataaactgacaagaatctcatgaacatcatccttaccatttcacggaataaacatgtatcatcaatacacatacaattttaactatccatgccagatcaatcaaattattaccttttgaacctcattccattagtagaccgtacccaacataaattacaaaacattcatataacaactttataattatcacaccataccacttcttgtgaggtcagaacctcacacaaacatttacacatatcatagacccgtaatcacatccaactagtcaatcctgatcacgtaagttaccacttaacaaagaatatctcttatccagacttaactcaagtgcccttcataacatatcttcttttacacacaattatcaccaccgtGAACGTAGCCATATCCTCTCGTACCCAACTACCAacgaatacctcatatatccataccttaaaatccctcataaccaaacattaaccaccttcacaaaatcatcctcattagaacaactaacttccccaaaataacatcatcctcaaccactagtgacaatactatgacaccaatatttttcatgtgactactctcttactatcacttcttaatataacaatccctttcctccctttggttctcatcccaaacaacaaacatcaaatatatcaacaaagaatcacctcaacactatttccaatttcatccgtaattgtatcgtcacccgactcaccaccaaaatctcatatcgtgcaaattctttacccaacttttgctttctttaattcctcgaaactcatgattatcatgttgtcctggaacttctacATAActgtaactcaaatcctcatgatagtatcatacatctctacgattccttacttttatatcacatatcctcagtgaacatgttcctagttttactccccttattcttttcttttaccctcaacaaactcccttaatgattccactcttcattatttctatctaactctctagtgctccggttaccttcacattgctccaaactcaattctcattattttatgtcgatatcatctcactctttcttaccatgggtcttctctcattatactataactcccaattgtcactaatctatccataaagtcaacgtttaaagttcaaacaattgcatctccctttttacatcactaGGAAACCAAAATTTAACTCATACCGTTAGCTGCCCAAGGAATTACTCACTAGGCTCACatcgtgaaaattccaaattaaattcccaaacttggtcaCATCTTCAattccacgtcgcgacatatctCTATCTaggttcactatatacccctcttctccatccatctaaagcaacctttcattacatatatccttaagcaacacaatgctaaccgtctccctctataagtccttacacatcccgaaatgtcactattcatatcgctcatctcaatcttccattctcatgcttctttacacatacatcacccttgcccatatacacttacttttatactactcaatacacgactatatcactcatcatatctcacaaaacatgctctttatctcgattagctcatcattcttcccttttctttttccactatccttcacaaccacattaacacatgtcttccttacccaacacatgtccctcataagccgtcattctccatgtcataacttaggtaacttacgtatcaagaccgtctcacatataaaagaatgcgttaagactcaaaacatacatgtgtatataccctacgactcaaaacaatgtaaaaacatagccaccagctcaaaacaaaagtaaggaCATAGCCACccactcaaagtggccgcccaatgaggtactcgatcgactacataacatactaggtcgagtacaaggtactcggtcgagtaatcagtattactcggtcgagttttcgactcgaAGCAAAATCAATTATCGcggaaggattactcggtcgagtattgggaatactcggccgagtagaccttactcggtcgagtatgagaccactcggccgagttcacgactccggaCGCTAAAAAAAAGTATTATCacggagagattactcggccgaatatggaatactcggtcgagtataaaagacactcggccgagtagggactactcggtcgagtataggcgcaGATTCTCAAGACCGTCAATTTTTGTAAAACAGtcgtatctcactcgttacttggtcattctgggcgtgtgacctatcgttagaatcgtaagaggacaagctatcacctcaacttggaatcacagcaatatcatttctcgaACTTGACTtataacagttttaagacaacccttccgtaatcggtattcagataaatcaagctttctaatgccaaaacaacttgaacatgcataaggcaacaaaaaCAACTTAATACTTCTAAATACCAGTACATGGATGAACTTTTATCAttctcacatgaaaattaaacacgacattcatatgcatagacacatgagcttaatcacatgctactactaacaaccaaacattaacatcatcatgatcatataaatacatcctacctcacattacatatactccaattATTTCACCTTTCGTTAACACAATTAAACAAGATTTTCCATCTATATATGACACTCCACACCccgtttcaaaagccaagcagtaACCACATAACATGCTCCAGGTTCTGTCACACGCAACTACGCACTTCCTTTATCATATACCACCATGGTCAGATCctttcatttcatccaacaacaatacaaggctcaagttacaagtattacacacacatgactcaacatacaaaattttcccccatgtgaccggcttgagattgtaagggccttagtgcgactccaggacgtctcccaagtctttgcggtagctccaaacaactctcccgggttcattttatttagactccctaagttcattgggttcatttgttttaggtgccggaatcgtcggctctgataccactttgtaacaccccctcataccaaggtaccttaccaggactacccaagcatgaaaggctgttaccatctcggttgcccgaggttagtatatatcaaaagcgtccgtcctaaacacatttaatagaagtactgtaaagtattaatgtttacaacaatccaaatccaaaccaaaaccaataaagtgaatacaattgaggacaactacaaaatcatagctaagactcgtgatCGTGATACTACAAtcggtgatgacgacttccccatgaccacccaagctcatcaaatgcaatacctgtcaagtctgctcaccatccccgaatggatcaccgcgggttttacaaaacaacaacaacgggtcggtaccattcaatcaatgtaagacaacaaacaatataaCCGGATGATCATCCTCCataataaccgactacacaccgaagtgtgtagccccgccagattacccatcgcaacaggtaatccactccgccgatgggtgaccgcatgacccatccccaccaagtccggctcatcaacgagcgactaacaatccctgtcccttaatgtgcacatcccctcccatggcgggttccacggagggcgaactagggtgtgaagccactcccgcaagtgactccaccacaatcacacaaaccacaAAGATCATCAATTTgtcacaacacaatcacctcaccaccgtcaccacaacacccatactccgatgatcagcagataacaacaattacaatacaatagtaatctcaatcaattaacagtactgagtaggggaaaaccctaccttttcgcaatccgatatgctctaatcaatcatacaatatgcagagcaattaccacatcatcacctacaacaataatcacataatacaattacacattgcacaatcccattttccccaattcatatatacagtaaccccaaaagaatacaaatgacaaggggatgaaacttaccaacagtagaataagagactacacgcaaggatcacgacgatttgaACACACAACGAGAATGAGGATGATTagagagtgattagggagagatcgtagaatgattagggttgaaatgatgtttagaaactgacgcggaatataaaaataaccttaaacattccctaatcaaaccgtcgaaataacactccgccaaaccggacactcggtcgagtaagtgtatactcggccgagtgtcccatactcggtcgagtgttaactatactcggccgagtgttcctcggcagaaccaaaacaacacacaacctcagcactactcggccgagtaggcgctactcggtcgagtagtcaccaaggaaaatccgtagtgttacacttCCTCCCTCCTCTTTTGTTCATCTGCAAACTCCCTGCTCAGATTTCGTGCCACTTTAGACGCGGCCTCAACATTCGTTTTGACCACCTTCCATGGCGAAGCACGCAAGTCATCACCAAACGACAGTTCTTCCGTTTCATAAGGTCCCTCGTCACAGTCCTTTTCTCCATGGCCAAGCACCCCACAGCCGTAGCAAAAGGTAGGCAATTTCTCGTATTTAATCTTAAAATCAAAGACTTTGTTCGAAGACAAACGTATTTCCACAGCCTTCTTCAAGGGTCGACGAACATCATGGATCACACGAATTCGCACAGCTCTTTCCATCTCCGGGAATGGGGCCTCATCCACCCCAACATAATGACCTATTTGAGTCCCAATTCTCCGAAGGTTGGCCTCATTCGACCGCCCTTTCAGCGGGAGATCATACACTCGAGCCCATATAGGCAGATTATATAGCGGGGTCTCAACTGGCTTCCCATCTTCTTGTGGTTCATTGAGACACCAAACGAACTTATCAAAGTGCCAGGGTTGACCGTCAAGAACTCTAGTTTTATCCCTCTCATCATCAAATCTGAACAAGAAAACTTTCTCCTTAGGGTCTAGAATATTGCCGGCAATTTTTCCTTTAGGGTTCCACAACTTTACCATCGAATCTATGGCCGCCCTCACATTTATCGCCTTCGACGCCCATATTTTCCCTACAAGCATGGCACCTGGAGGAGCACTACGTCCCTCATCATCACTCCCATCCCAATCAAATACAGTCGACGACTCCAAACCTCTATTCTCCATAGTCTCCTTACCCTTTCTTCTACTCGAACCTTCCATCAAGTTAGGGTTCAAGAACAACGCAAACGAAACACACTAATCGCAAAGATAAACGAACAAGCAGAAAAGATCTATAAAAAAGAGAACGAACCGAAGAAATAGCAGACTTTCACGTACTAGAACTGAAAAAAGCGAAGAAAACAGCCTCGAACAAGAAGGAGAGAGCGACGACTAAGCATAGACGAACCTCCCATAGGAATCCCTAGGAAGAGTCTTTTTTTGATTATATTAGAAGACGGCGAATTTCAGATGAAGTTCTCATAATATCtctcatgcttctatcaagagcTTCAAAACAATCACGGGGTTATGTTTTTCTATTTTGTAAGAGGACGATCTATTATATTTTATTTGATGCACACGTTATATTTGTCAAATCACGGGGTTGTGTTCTTTTTTTGTAAGAAGACGATTAATTATATTTTTCTTAAATCATCAAATATCTTATTTGTACACGTtaacttttttaaaaaaatgttaAGATTAAAAATTAAGATAACGTAACGAAAGTTTTAATAGTTAATCCTTATCCTAGCATGGCCGAAAACAATTCAATACACATTCAAATCAATTTTGATGGTGTTTTCATTAAATGATTTAATGTTTTAAGGCATGAAAATGAACTAATTTCATATGTGAATGTGTTTGCGGtattttggttgatctcaactcgaggttgaattataattataatttacgGGGTTGTGTACTTTTCATTTTAAAGAAGACGATGAATTATAAATGCTATAAAAtcaataataatttttttttgaaaatgtacATTTTTCGAAAGTTAAAATAGAAATAGAAATCTAAATATATGAAAAAATTAATAAAGACATTTTAAAATATTGTTGAGAAAAAAGAATAATAAACAAAATGTTAATTGGGGGATTAACCGTAATACTTTAATAAATACTCCTTTCAACTCCAAACTATAACATTTGCTattccgtccattcaactccactctacagGTTTCTATGTTCGGCTTTATGTCCCACCACCTACCACTCTCTATTTCCATCGAAAACACAATTATCCGTTTTCCTAAATCTACTAACCCTACGCAACCCAACTTTATTAATCTAATTACTCTCTATTTTCACACTAAACACCTTTAATAAAGTAAAATTTCCCATTTCAGaattcttcttataataaagtaCTCCCTctttaatatttgtgcaaaaagTAAATGAGTAGGTACATATACTATATAGTGGGGTACTAATAACAATGGTTACAATATATGATCAAATAGGTACAATTGTTATGAAAACATGTACCAAATAATAGatatatttaataattaaaagGGTACGAAAACCATATAAAGTGGTACGATAaagtggtctctcaataacttggtAAGAAACCGTCTTTCATAAGTTTTTGGGAAAGTAAAAATACACAATAGAGTTGAAGGAATGGAGTATGAAACATAAACTAAGAGTTACAGTAAGTAAATTATATAATTGAAAATTTTCATATTTAGGATAATTTTAATTatataaaaaattaatttaataaaactaaatattatagaGTGAACGAATAAAAACAATGAAACCCGACTCGACCAATTTGAAGTATAACATAGgttaatttaatttgaaaaaaaccttaaaaaataactcaaataACGCACGAATAAACAGGCCCAACAACAATCATATCTCCCCAAATAACGCACAAATGATGACCAACTCCTAGCATATTCATTTCATCCCTATTTCTAAAAAACCTAATCACCCTTTCTTCTCCATTTCAACTTCCACACACCTTGTAAATCTGACCCTTATCTCCATCATTTCTCCAATATCTTACATTAAAATTCTTACCTTTCTATTAAATTCATAGCATTTTCGTTATCAATCAAACTTTGAAAATGGAATATCAATATTCAATTAAAATCAAACC
Encoded here:
- the LOC141600883 gene encoding uncharacterized protein LOC141600883; translation: MENRGLESSTVFDWDGSDDEGRSAPPGAMLVGKIWASKAINVRAAIDSMVKLWNPKGKIAGNILDPKEKVFLFRFDDERDKTRVLDGQPWHFDKFVWCLNEPQEDGKPVETPLYNLPIWARVYDLPLKGRSNEANLRRIGTQIGHYVGVDEAPFPEMERAVRIRVIHDVRRPLKKAVEIRLSSNKVFDFKIKYEKLPTFCYGCGVLGHGEKDCDEGPYETEELSFGDDLRASPWKVVKTNVEAASKVARNLSREFADEQKRREEV